ttcatctTTCCCCTCAAACACTAAGTCTCCAATAATTTTTTGGCATGTCTTTCTttcatcttcctcatcttccAAAGTCTCAGCCTGGCCAACTCTGGCCCCTGTTTTCCTTTCCACAACCCCATTCTCTGTCAGTGATTGTGGTTCAAAGGTTACAGCGAGCAGCGTTCCCGGTTCTGTCTCATCACCTGCTTCACTTCCTATCTTTGACTCAACATTGGAATGCTGATCATTAGAACTAGAAAtggtgtttgtatttttcctgTTCTCATTGTTTTTCACCTCATCTTGATGGTTGGTTATTATCTGGTTGTCCTCGGTTTGGGTAAGTGTATTGACTTCTATGCAGTCATTGCTTTGGCATGGATTACCCTGAGAGCTGACATTTTCCTTTACTGCAGTGAGAACTTGGGCCAAGTCTCTCTCTAAGTGGTCAGGATATTGGGTCgtgttttctgaagtttttctaacagaatattttcttcTATCTCTGGACTGCCCCAGGCAGACGTCAAGACAGTTGACATTGAGTTCTTTTAAACTGGAGTCCCGCatatttgtttcaattggaTCTGTTTCCATACATTCTTCTGCATAGATTTCCTCCCTGAGGACTTCACTGCTGGCTGAAATTTGATATTTCTTAGCCTCTGctaacacagaagaagaacttATAAATGTCTCACattctttgtcttttgtctgTTCATCTAACTTTCCTCGATCTTCATCCTCCGCTTCAGTTCCCTCATTTACATGCTCCTCTCCTTCCTCGTGCTGTAGTGAAGCCACTTCACTTCTTTTTGTGTCCTCATTTTCACTTTGCTGTCTCAACTCATTCACAGTGTCATCAACTTGCTCCTGTCCTGCTGCAGTTAACATTAAGACATCTTCACCTACCTCCTCTGCTAGTTCCACCTCTTCAAATTCCCCCATTGCCTCCTCATCCTCTTTACCGCTCTGTGTGTCCCGATCTGAACAGATGGCTACTGGGCTGTAGATAACGGCTCTGTTTGACAGATCTGGGTGTTGGCAGGAGCTGAACTGAGCCATGAGGAACTTTTACTGAATGATGGAATTTAATCCAGAGCTAATGCTGCCCAGAATCCCAGGATACGATTGACTCAATTGATTAAATTACTCTTTGTTCGGTAACTTTTAGATGAGTCTTTAAATCCAGAACAAAGCAAAGACGAATATTTACCAAACCTTTATATTCAAAGAAGTACGATGTCTTCAAAATCCAGACTCcaaaattacagaaatgaaGAAGTTCAAGCGTACGGTATGAATAATATCCACCTGAAGGATCAGCTTGACTTCTTGATGTGAGGCTCCTCTGCTCCTGTCTGCTAGCAAATGCTGGATATTAATATGTACAATCTTACTCCCTCCTTCTCttccacttcctcctcctcttctatgtcctctctctctccctctctgttcAGAGATTAAAACAAGGCTGATCCCCATATGACCAAAGGCTTTAATCTCTTTGCAATTCAAGGACCAGCaccatttaaacagaaaaaaaaaacaactcagcaGAACCTGCACTAAAACCTTTGCACCTCTTAGGTTTACAGTTTGTGCAAACAATCAGGTTAATTAAATTctattattgaaaagttcatttctgcacagtggagcagttggtAGCGCTTGCCTTGGTTCCAGGATTCGATTCCCTGATACCAATGATTCTAGGAGCTAtgccaggggtgggcaactccaagcctcgagggccggtctcctgcaacttttagatgtatctctacttcaacacacctgagtcaaataatgaggtcattagcaggactctggagaactggactgcacttaggaggtgagtCAGCTGTTGGATCCAAGAGTGTTTcaagggagacatctaagagtagcaggacaccggccctcgaggaccaggattgcccacccctgagcTATGCTGTCCGGGGTTTTATGACCctggatccgttttggtggccttaggatcacGTCTCTGCTTTTTGAGGATAATGTGGTCTTATTGACTTCATCAGgttgtgatctgcagctctcgctatAGCGGTTTTCAGCTGAGTGTGAAGCGGCCTGAGGATCATTGCCTCCAAATCcaaggccatggtcttgagccggaaaagggtaaagtgccttctccgggtcggtGGGGGATGTCCTGCcacaagtggaggagttcaagtatctcgggatcttgttcacgaatgagggaatcGACAGGCGGATTTGCGAAGCGTCTGCCATGAAGCTGCCGCTGAACAGGTGAACTGAGTCAAAAGCGAAGTTCTCGCTGTTCTGCTCCAGGACTCCAGGGGGCGATAGCTTACTGGGTGTGTGGAGCGCCTGGGAGAAAATGCAGAGGCGCGTCATGTCCTTTATCCTGTGAGCAGCTGTCATGTCAACAGACTCAGTATTTCGGTGTCTCCAGATATAATCCAGAGTTCATTTTGGCCTAGCAGCTCTGATTCAGTCTGAAGCAGGTTAGTGTGGAGTCATTAGACTACTAGGAGCTAACTCAACCGTCTGTCAGCTCAGACCAGCTTCACTCTGCGAGGACATTCTGTTTTAGCTCATCGTGAtgttgtgtctgtgtgtaggAAGAGAGCCTGGagatggagctgcagcaggCTGTGAACGGAGCCgcggaggaagaagaggaggtggCATTAGATGTTCAGGTCACTGATTTACTGAACGCCCTGATCGCCTGGAAGGTCCCGGATGATCTGTTCACCGTCAGCAGTCTGAAGGTAACAAGTGGCTGAAAGCTTACCGGGTTTTCCTTCCATGATCAAACTATGCAGCATACCccgaagtggaagaaaatgatgcatggtttcaGGGTGATTTACCACttataaagtagaaaataaattccACCTGCTTGTAATTCAATTTCAGATTGacctcagatgtttgttagagaactGCAGAGATCTGAATCATCCTTATTCGCCAAGATTGTATGCAAACAAGGAACACTCACAACGTACAGATGTTGTACAGTAtaaaatttaaaggaaataaaataaaggattacaggatctgtttgtgtgttgtaCAGCCACTTCacttctgtaaaaataaaaactcaaaaaagaaaGGCTGTGGTAGCATAAATctgcttattttgtttcacGCCAGAGTATCTGACTGCCCGGGTTGTAAGATGTTTATTAGAGAGGCAGCCTGAAAGAagaaacttttattgtttttgaaaccACTGTTTATCAGAGTTGACCTGAAGATAAAAGTCTGTGTCCAGGATATGTGGAGTCTACAGAGATGATAGATGCCCTCTTCCTGACCTGACCAGAGGTCTGCAACATTTACAATCCTAAGAGCCATAATTGCCTCCCGTCCAGCTAAATAACTTTAGAGCCGTAAATGTTACCTGacttactttttctttaaaggatGACTTAAAATTTTGATAAAtgtctactttttatttttacattttataataaagaaaacataaaaccttaGCAGAAAGGAAGGGGGATATGTTTCCTTCTGTGGGATGTTTAAATTtatggaaaatgaagaaatggtATATAGTTTCCAACTTAATGATAAAAAGAACTAAAACGATATCACTTTGTGTCATTCTGTTGTGTGAAATTTATGtattacatgaaaaaaaacttcttattaaatttatatttaaaacactaGTTGATTCCTTATCATTTTAAGCTAGAGTTATTAATACCAAGGAATCATGGAATCTCTCTATTAAGGTATCGGTCAGTAACATGAATTGAGAGTGAAATAATTGAAAGGATTTGAGGATAAGCTACACAAGTTTGTCCATTCTTATTTCATTGTCCTCcctgttatatatatattttttccaggCCAGCTTTGAGTCCCTGTTCCGTTCATTTGACCCAGAAGTTCAGTTCCAGTATTTCCGGTCATTTCGACGGGTCAGGATCAGCTTCAGAGATGCTCTGGCAGCAGCTCAGGCAAGGCTCAGGCTGCACAAGACAGAGTTCAATGGGAAAGAGATGAGACTGTACTTTCCTCAGGTGATTCTTGTGTTCCAGGCTGGAAGGTCTTCCACATTTCCTAACAGTTTGATGAATAAAAAGAGAACGTGTTTAATAAATTAGCTAGACAGTAACGTTTAGCAgtattttaatgaatttgtaAGCTTCTGGTAATCTGTTTAACCTTTTTAACTTTCAataatgtttgatattttaaatatattcatcTGTGAAACTAAAAGCTGCTGAACAGGCCGGTTTGTTCacttgttttttcatttttatttcctataGTCTGTCCACATTGGGAGTCCTCGTCTGGAGCCTCCAAAGCCGGAGAAGCAGTTCCTTATCTCCCCTCCAGCCTCCCCTCCAGTCGGCTGGGAACAGTCTCATGATGCCACACCAGTCATCAACTACGACCTGCTGTGTGCCATCTCCACACTTGGACCAGGTACAGAACTCAGCTTCCCCTTCACTTTTAATGAAGAACAAGGGTAAGTAGAACCTCAACTGGGACACCTGAGCTCCACTAGCAGTAGTCACAAGCATCAGTCTGTCCATTTCAAAAGAACTCTCTGTTTAAGTCTTCATCTCATAAACTGGGCAGTGTGTCACTCCTGCATCTTGGGAACCAGTAGGCTTTTTCTCTGAAATCTTGTCAACCCAGTGGTAGAGACACTGAGGCCCACCACAGCCTGGTGGTGGGCAAGCAAATCCTGGCAGCCTACCAGACCTATAGCACGCTGGGACAAACCCTGCATTGTGTTTCCACATATTTATTATGTTAATGTTGCTAACTTGTGCTCCTTTTCCCCTGCAGGAGAGAAGTATGAACTTCACACGGCCACGCCCACTACCCCCAGCGTGGTCGTCCATGTGTGTGAGGATGAGCATGCTGACGGTTCGGCGGCTCCCGACAGTGACCAGGAGGACAAGCCCTGTCCCCCCCGGCCAAAGATCATCCAGACTCGACGTCCCGACTACACCCCCAGGGTGGAGCAGTGAACAGTGACCACAACAGAGTGCAAAGTTTTATCATGAAGTCATTGGTCAAGAGCTGACCATGCTCTCACAAAGATTCTTTGACGGTTAGGGGGATTTAAGAGCGCCCTCTAGGGAGCGAAGGTATCCTGGTGAGGGGCGTGTCTTCTAAGATGGAGACAGAAAACTAGCTGCTGATTGGACCGTTGTCCAATGGGAACTACATTATGAGAGTTTCCTGTTAGAACCAATTGAGCTTAGCCATCAGATGATATTTAGTGTTTGGGTTTGAGGGCTGAAGGAAATGTTACTGTTGCATCATTGTAAAAACTTTGTCCTCATCCAGCTTGCCTGATTTTCCACTTTGGTGAAATCCAGTGTTAAATGAGGCCCAGCCTAAATCATCCATTCACTTTATTGTATGGTTGCTTTAATTTCCGATATGAACAAAGTGTTGGTCAGGTGACTGGAACTGAAGGAGCGAATTCTTGCTGCTGATGAACTCTTTTGTCCTGCTTTGCCAGGTGACTTTGCTACTGTTTCATCTGATGACTGAGCTTTACATATCTGCTCTGTTGAACCAAGCAGGCACCCATACTTCCTGTGGCAGCATTTCCTTCTGCAACAGAAAGCCAAGCAGGGGTGGCCTCTTTCCAGATGGATGTATTTAGTGTTGGTAGGTTGGAAAATCCAGGCTCCAGAAAGCTTTTGTTTGTGCTGGGATTTTGTGTGAGATCATCATATGAATGTTTCCTGCAGCGTCACAGCATGACTAAAGTATTCTCACCTTCTGACCTTTCAGCTTCATGtcttttagtaaaaataaaaacagagggagaacaaagtaaaagtttttttcattattattattattattaatactgTGGTTGGACCTGGACAGAATGTGGAGAAGCTCAGTGGGGTGTGAATACCTTTTTTGACTGTGTGTCCTGCTCTAACTGTTAACATGtaacagaaaacacacatttgcacAGATGTAATTTTAGTCAGGGTGTGCAGACCTGATGTACCCGTGTTGTCTTCAGTGTTAGCATCACTTAATGAATGGACATAACCACCAGGTTGTCTAATAGCTTCtggaaatatgtttattaatgACAGAGATCACACTCTGTAGggaatgttattttctttgtttaaaaagtgaTAGTGATTAATGCCTATATAAATGCTGATCACTTGACAATGTTATATATGTGCAAGTTACAGGGGGCTCTGGGTTAGCAGCACTGTGAGAAAACATTTGAACCCTGCAAAAGGCTCTGTGTCTTCTTTGTTTTAGTCCtggtacatttattttgataaatataacTTACTGTTTGTGGAACAACAATAAATAGAAGTTTGAGAAACTTCTTCCTGTGTTATCTCAGCATTTGATGATTATAGGCAtatatatgattatttttatacaaatcTGTTGGATCCAAACAGAAAGCtgtgcttttacatttttcttacaaCTTGCTGCTACAGGTCCTATTTTTAAAGCCTGATCAGTTTTTTATCATGTTCTCTATTTACACTTTGGAAAAGGAATCAAAACTAGAAACTTGAATATGGAAAAACAACTTCATTCCAGGTGGGAAGccttatatatatacatatatatatatatatatatatatatatataatgctcTTATTGACAAATATATCAATTGTGTGCAAAGTGCAGGTAAATCTACTTGGTTAGACATCTGCCATTTGCCCTGTTGATACTTGACTCCAACAATTCCTGACTGATTTTTCCATGTTGGGTTTAATATGGGAGCAAGTGTTCAGTTGGGATCCAAATTAGAATCTTTTCATCATTTGCCCAGTGAACCAGTGCTCCATCACACTAGAAAACAAGCAGGTTATTTCCAGGTTACTCCTTTAGAAGAGGCAACctcattaatgttttttctctACATTATCGATTCGGTCACTGGAAAGGTGCTGAAGGTCTTTCCTTCACAGGGTAAAGACAACAAATGAGCTTTGTACTTCTGAGAATTAACTAAATGGCGTTTGGTGCTCAGAATGAGGAGTCGAGTTATCACATTCTATAGAACCAGAGCTCCACCTGCTATTTATAGACACAAGTAAAAGCAGACAGGTTTATAGGCACTTTTTAGTCCAGTTTCTTAAACTCTTTATTCCCAAACAAGACTGAAACTCTGGGATTTTTTGttatgcttttttcttttagatgtaCATgcttcaattttaaaaaatatttcaaagactTTTATTATGCTGCATTGACTCTAATACCTCAATGGAGTCTGGAAGCTTCTATATGACTTTCCTCATTCTAAGGATTAGGTCTGCACAGAGGTTTCCTTTTGATTGTCTTCACAGGACTTTATTAGTTTACTATTATGAAGATCACAATTAAAGAATGGCAATCAAGCAATGCTTTCTCCCAGTGATTGTGAATGCATCTTCAGTGGGTGTCCCTGTGGTCACATGAGATTCTGGCATCCACACGTATAGGTTCTGATGCCACTTCTCACTTTCCTCAATGCTTATGGCGTACATGTAATAATTCACAGAGCTCTGTGCAGAGATATAATTCCTGAAATGTTGACTGCACCTACTGTATGTATcaaatttaaatagattttgaaCTAAGAGCGATCTTCTCCTTTACATTCAAATCCCTAAGTCATCTTACATCCTGAAATTCTTCTCAGAGTTTTACTGCCATTCTTTGCAGACTGCTCTTGACTTGCTCTGTGGGCTCCACTATCCAGAGTTTCTTGCAACACATTTAGTTCCCTTCCTCCACATCAGTATTATTGATAGCTCTGCACTTTAAACATTATCCACATGCAGGAATCCTGCCACGTGCCTCTTGGTGTCCGATAACATGTTTCAGTTGTCAGCcaagcaaaaacagcagcatgtgCAAAAGGTTATATTTTTACCCTTAGTATGGATGTGTCTGGTTAACATAAAGGAGCTTATCAATCAGGTGAAGACCACCGGCACCTTCAActgtcttaaagagacaaacgTTTTCCTTTTGGCAAGTCTGCCATGTTTGTTCAGAGGGATCACATTTACCAACCAGCTCTAAGCTAGTTGGACACAATGATTCTCAACGTAATGAATCATTGTGAAGGTTTGTGATTCATggacttcttctttttaaaaaaaaggttttgttggctctagtggcctttatttgaaactagtgtgacaggaaagagggggaagacatgcggcaaatgtcaccagGTCGGGAGTCGAACCTGTGACCATCGGTACGAGGATACgtgggttgtgctttgcccctgtgccaccacagcaccccctGATTCATGGacttctaattttattttgcaaaaaagaaaaaaatcataatgtgGCATGCTTTTGCATTGAGCCCACCTCTAGTTTGTAGATCCGTCATGCTCcaggtttttggttttgtttctacCAGATTTGAACATATCATACTAACTAAGACTGGATGGCAAGCATCTGTAAATATCTGCTTTGAAGTCTTGTTACAAATTCTCTGTTGAATTTAgggctggactttgactgggccattctaaaacGTTGAGGTTTTCCTCTGGGATTATCTtggatttagctccatccatctatttttcAGTTCTGAGCTGCTTCCCTGATCCTGCTGAAGAacagcatggtgctgccaccaccatgtttcaccctGGTGTTGAAAGCACCACCAGTGTTAGTTGCACCTTGGTGGCGCAATTAACACTGTACATTTATGAGGTCTATCCAGTGTTAGTTTTCACgtggaaaagtttaaggggTGTGAATTTTTGATGGTATACTTCAGTGTAGTTCAGACATGACCCACAACACTTGAAAGCAGCCCATGGTGCTTCAGAGATTTAAGGCTGCCGTGTAAAGTGAGAGGAAGCAGCtggtgttattttaaacatatgaAGGGTGACGGCAACACCCAGCTCTGAaggattcattttttttattcatgcagCCATTTCCTGGTAAGAGCAAGTCTTGTTTGTGACAATTCAATGtaacatttgtattattttgttctgaTATAATTTGAACAGAACTTGAAACTCTGTTACTGTAAGGTGATTCAATATCATAGCAATCCTACACATTGAAGACATTATGATGTCTTCAATGTGTAGGAATGTGATGGAAAAAACCTACTGTTGTAGTTTTGATAAGTAACCCCTTGTTGAACCagattgttgtgttttgatcAAAACTGCAGGAGAACAAGATGTTTAGTCTCTGGGGTTTGGTGGCGtttctgtgtcttcatcagAGAACGTTCTGCAGTGGTGAGAGTCATTCATATTATTCCCTGTTTAAATCATACATCACTAATAATAATCAATGTCTGCTTTGTTGCAAAACATATGAGCACCTTAAAGACAAGTTGAAAATGTGAGATCAAGATGCCACCTCCCCACCTGGAGGGCAAAAACTACCACTGGTTTTACTGTCAACATAACACACTAAgttttaattataaaagaaaaggaCATGCAGTACTGTGCtgctaattgtcaacactacaacAAGACAACAAGGACCAATGGTATcacaaaaagttttaatttaaaaaaaatagcaagggagagggaagtaggtcagttatgctagcttgactttgacgattttaacatgtagatgtgatgcagaattctgtgtttcagttcagttaaaaaaataagtcaatctacacaccaactctgacagatcaccagttgagcaggtgtttaaattggCTAATCAACCACCTCTGTGTTCAGAAGATTACTTATTAATAATCTTCAAACAAGTATCAAGTCTGAAGACATactaacagactgaatgttctgttctttgcatgttttttggaTGTTGAATTCTAAGATACTAGTGGTAACTGAGTATTAGATGCTGAATTCCGTTTCTGTATCTTGGACACATTTAGTCATTCTAAGAGCAAATGTAGGTAAATCTTCTCTACATGTCTGAGTCCTTGGAGTCATTGCTCTCCTGCAGGCAGAGCACAGCTTCTTCCATCCAAttctttatgtattttgttttaaacagcaaGTGCACAGAGTTGCAATCTACAGAGTCAAGTGGAGACAATaatgtttgttgttgaaaataatCAATTTCAGCAAAACATAACTAAAGTCAGCTAGTATATGGTCTGGTGACTTTGGTGAAAAGGCTGGTGTTTCTGCACTACATCTCTAATAGTGTTAGAAACAGAGGCAGGTGAATGTACACAATGTTAATGTACACATAGTTAAGTTTTTTAGGATACTTTAACATTTCAATTCAAATGAAAAGGTGATTCCTTCAGAAAAACATTAGAGACCTAGTCTTGTCCAGTAGGCCACATTTCTCTAAATGCTAAAATGCAGCCATCTCTAAAATTTCCCTGGAAACAAATGTTTCCCCATAGTCATTTATACATCACAGACTTATGGTGCCTAAGATAACAACTTTTTGTAAAGCACAGCTTCACACTTGTTCTTTtagcccaaagtcggtcctggatggccggcatcctgcatgttttagttctctccctggtttaacgcacccgTATCAAATGatgaaggcctaagaagaacattgacatgctgaaaaggttcttggtactaccagggagagaactaaaacttgcaggatgtcggccctcgaggaccgacttttgacacccctgttttaGCCCCACTTCCTTCTGTTCCACCCACTGAgaatctctaaaaaaaatttaataggATCCAGTTGTTGCTGTACTTTGCAGGGCAAGTTGCAGCAGTGACATTGACACTATGACACGTTGAGTCTGAATGATCTCCCCAGTTCCTGTGTTGTGCCtgaccagttgctaccagtgtcTGAGCTCCCTGCCTTgttgctcacctgtgctgcctggacttctGTATACCTTGTTTATCATCATTAAGTCAACATTATCACTACAACCTGGGGTCAATCACGTCTCTCGCCACCAAACACCCCACTTCATGACAGCCTTTGTGTTCTTTTGGGTGAGGAGTTGTTCTGGTTATGGAACTCCCCCAAAGAGTTATTATTGCCCAGTTGCTCTTTCATATTGTGGAACTCTGACCTTTACTGAGGTGGTGAGACCAGCAGAgctttagatgttgttctgTGACTCAACAATTCATTTGTTGATGAGCTTTTGAATTCATTGCCTACTCCTGAGAAGGTTCTtcactgtttcatgtttttcctgtttgtggataatggctctgACTGTGATTCTCTGGAGTCCAAATGTCTTATAAATGGCTTTGTGGCCTTTTTCAAACTTGGGGCCacaagtttgaaaatgttagaTGTTGGTGACTTTATTTCgcatctgttcttgaatttcctTAGAATGACAGATGTGTGTGATCTTTATGGTACTTCTTGTTAGCAGGTTATaacaaattcattttttgaTTCTTGGGATACTGAAGTGTTTACAGGGTTTACCAACATATTATAGGTCATTTTTTActcagaataaaaactttttcattgGCATGCAAACAACTTTAATGAAACTCTGCCATAAATTAAGAGCCAGTTCATTTCTTTGTTAATGTACAAACTAAGGTAAGTATACATATAACATGGAGTGATCATTTTAAACTAAATGGACATACttgttttatgtacattttgttgTATGATTGTGTCATCTTCTGATTCTATTTGTTCATACCTCTTACACaccattttttgcaaaattttatGCCATTCTctccttgtgttttcttgtttgtgtccAGCCTTTCAAACTTCACGGGTGGAGGTGGAGTATGGGGAACCTGCTGTACTGCACTGTTACAGCTCAGTCTTGGAAGAAAAAGGGGTGGTGCACTGGGAGCTAAGAGGAGAGGATGTGATAATTCTACGAGAAGGAGAAGCACAAGTTTCAGAAAAATTTAAGGTCAGGTTCTTGACTACATTAAAAATGAGTCTGACTACATATGAGACAGTTTGAGGCATACtgaatctctctctctctctctcaaaattatacataattATACCAACATATTACTGTATATACTGTtcactgtatatgtatatatatacagtgaaccctcgtttttcgcgggggttacgttccaaaaagaacccgtgataggtagttggtagttgttgtcgctcttttttcttctgggcaaaaagattgtTGAAATTGCAAGAGAATTTACAAActtaaatttggcaagctgttttacgtacgtaTACATTTTAAACCACgattgacacacaggtagagaagaagcggagagactgtttaaccaatcagaaatgcacgatgcaaatccgtgaagcagaGAGACCGCGAAAGCTGTACCGcgatatagcgagggttcattgtatatatatatatataaattctttTTACATTACACACCCAcccccatatatatatatatatatatatatatatatatatgtatatatatatatatatatatatataagataagatttatttatttgtcattgtcatcaacagattacaacgagattgagatatGCTTGACTCAAGTTAAAATGCAGgttatgtatatatacataatatacaatatacatacataaaaaagataaagaaataaatagtacaaaatgagaaataaatagacatcagaagatggttgcagcgcctggaggtgtcgcaacataatttacatttttaacaaagtggtgtcaagagcagaagttcttatgcctttgaatttagtgccatgattgccatcgggtaaaaactgttttttaggcgatttgtcctggtttatatatatgtaaaacGTAATCTTTTTACATTACTTTTGTAATGTTAAAAGAATTGACCCATGTACTGAACTCTGTGAACCCTGGAGTATTAAGATTTATCATTACATGAAATAAATCCCTACATGTTTAAGCCTTTCTAATAGACTATTGTGATCGTCTCTGTCTGAGATCTaacagaacacacacaaacgGAAATCCATTATCCGAGGCCATGACAATACATAGTGACTTTAACCAGTGTAATGAGTTCTGAAACCAGAGTGTCTCAGCTAATGAGAATCAACTCACCTCAGCATTCTAAATGCTTGCAGTACctacaatattttcaatatttcaccTTCTAAATATTAAGGTTTgaataatattatgagaatgtAGCCTCCTggaagtacattttttaaatgtacaatccattcaacaattagcaaacaaaataaactatatGCAGTCACAAAACTAGTCTATCTTTGACTAGGGCGCAGGGGCTAAACACACagcccacataaggaggccttagtcctcagcCTGGCTGTCgaaggttcgattcccggcttGGTGACCtttgtcgcatgtcttcccttGCTCTCATTACCCTACTTTCCTGTCATAGCACTTTCAAATAACGGCCACTAGAGCCCcccaaaaagctttaaaaaatatttgactagATTACATATTTCAAATATGGCGCAAACCATGACTGCATTTGAAAGCTGTAACAGAGCCAGCAGGGTGAACAGCAGACAAATTTGAGGAGtaattgttttcaaatatttctgatcTATATCCCAGGGTC
This genomic window from Xiphophorus couchianus chromosome 24, X_couchianus-1.0, whole genome shotgun sequence contains:
- the rcan1b gene encoding calcipressin-1, producing MELQQAVNGAAEEEEEVALDVQVTDLLNALIAWKVPDDLFTVSSLKASFESLFRSFDPEVQFQYFRSFRRVRISFRDALAAAQARLRLHKTEFNGKEMRLYFPQSVHIGSPRLEPPKPEKQFLISPPASPPVGWEQSHDATPVINYDLLCAISTLGPGEKYELHTATPTTPSVVVHVCEDEHADGSAAPDSDQEDKPCPPRPKIIQTRRPDYTPRVEQ